One window of the Sparus aurata chromosome 7, fSpaAur1.1, whole genome shotgun sequence genome contains the following:
- the aaas gene encoding aladin isoform X1 codes for MCSLALFPPPLPSGQTTLCESNNELLSGTTTEDQLKQESSPLSLYFPRESLKLHSRTESSSKAAFLDHSETLWMRSAAAWRDGGLTGLLNEITTSHTEVPKWLSMSSGCILALLQKVSSFHGSLFPHLTLSSEDMIAEFSQVLNWSDCVVRAFAWHPHTDKFAVALLDDSIKIYNPKSATTPTLKHRLQRSVAAVQWKPLCASALAVACQNCLLVWHVDPCSLSTRPSSGCAQVLSHPGHSPVTSIAWSPSGSLLVSASPMDTAMMVWDVASESCVPLQRVGGGGVSFLSWSPDGSHVLASTPSALFRVWETRMWTCERWPCVKGRCQSGCWSPDGSRLLFTVQGEMVIYALTFTDTPAGVPTSTSQGPQAAAVVADLSETTFNTPDGDIIVGGEIQSLAWDSTGERLAVLLKGDPHAADRPAIIAVFKTRTSPIFELLPCGFVQGERGAEPRLMQFHPSFQHGALLTVCWSSGRITHVPFYFLSAGVPHCGLSGSPSLPRPQTVPADFANQSLFTELMS; via the exons ATGTGCTCTCTGGCGCTGTTTCCCCCTCCGCTGCCCTCCGGACAGACCACTCTGTGCGAGTCCAACAACGAGCTGCTGTCAGGAACCACCACCGAGGACCAGCTGAAACAG gaGTCCAGTCCTTTGAGTTTGTATTTTCCCCGAGAGTCCCTGAAGCTCCACAGCCGCACAGAAAGCAGCAGCAAGGCAGCCTTCCTGGACCACTCAGAGACACTGTGGATGAGGAGTGCAGCAGCATG GCGGGATGGTGGTCTGACAGGACTACTCAATGAAATTACCACCTCACACACGGAAG TGCCCAAATGGCTGTCGATGAGTTCTGGTTGTATTCTGGCGTTGCTCCAAAAGGTCTCCTCCTTTCATGGCTCGCTGTTTCCTCATCTCACA TTGAGCAGTGAGGACATGATTGCAGAGTTTTCACAGGTGCTGAACTG GTCTGACTGCGTGGTGCGAGCCTTTGCTTGGCATCCTCATACAGATAAATTTGCCGTCGCCTTGCTGGACGACTCCATTAAGATCTACAACCCCAAAAG cGCCACGACTCCCACACTGAAGCATCGTCTACAGAGGAGTGTTGCAGCTGTGCAGTGGAAGCCGCTGTGTGCATCTGCCCTTGCTGTCGCATGTCAAAACTGTTTACTGGTCTGGCACGTGGACCCCTGTTCACTGTCAACCCG GCCTTCGTCTGGCTGTGCTCAAGTTTTGTCTCATCCCGGTCACTCTCCCGTCACTTCCATCGCCTGGTCTCCAAGCGGATCTCTCCTCGTGTCGGCCTCACCCATGGACACGGCAATGATG GTTTGGGATGTAGCTTCAGAAAGCTGTGTGCCGCTTCAGCGTGTCGGAGGAGGCGGGgtctccttcctgtcctggtCCCCTGATGGAAGCCACGTCCTGGCTTCTACACCATCTGCCCTGTTCAG GGTTTGGGAGACCAGGATGTGGACCTGTGAGCGTTGGCCATGTGTGAAAGGGCGCTGCCAG TCCGGCTGTTGGAGTCCAGACGGGAGTCGACTTCTCTTCACCGTGCAGGGAGAGATGGTCATCTATGCTCTGACCTTCACTGACACACCAG CAGGCGTACCTACGAGCACATCGCAGGGGccacaggcagcagcagtggtggcCGACCTATCAGAGACGACCTTTAACACACCAGATGGAGACATCAT TGTTGGTGGAGAGATCCAGTCTTTAGCCTGGGACTCAACAGGAGAAAGGCTTGCAGTGCTTCTCAAAG GCGATCCACACGCAGCTGACCGGCCTGCAATCATAGCCGTGTTCAAGACAAGAACCAGCCCTATTTTTGAGCTTTTGCCATG TGGTTTTGTTCAAGGGGAGCGTGGTGCAGAGCCGAGACTGATGCAGTTCCACCCAAGTTTTCAACACGGAGCTCTGCTCACTGTG TGTTGGTCCAGTGGAAGAATCACCCACGTGCCTTTCTACTTCCTGAGTGCCGGCGTCCCTCACTGTGGTCTCAGCGGCAGCCCGTCACTGCCGCGCCCTCAGACCGTTCCTGCAGACTTTGCCAATCAGTCACTCTTCACAGAGCTCATGTCTTGA
- the aaas gene encoding aladin isoform X2, with translation MCSLALFPPPLPSGQTTLCESNNELLSGTTTEDQLKQESSPLSLYFPRESLKLHSRTESSSKAAFLDHSETLWMRSAAAWRDGGLTGLLNEITTSHTEVPKWLSMSSGCILALLQKVSSFHGSLFPHLTLSSEDMIAEFSQVLNWSDCVVRAFAWHPHTDKFAVALLDDSIKIYNPKSATTPTLKHRLQRSVAAVQWKPLCASALAVACQNCLLVWHVDPCSLSTRPSSGCAQVLSHPGHSPVTSIAWSPSGSLLVSASPMDTAMMVWDVASESCVPLQRVGGGGVSFLSWSPDGSHVLASTPSALFRVWETRMWTCERWPCVKGRCQSGCWSPDGSRLLFTVQGEMVIYALTFTDTPGVPTSTSQGPQAAAVVADLSETTFNTPDGDIIVGGEIQSLAWDSTGERLAVLLKGDPHAADRPAIIAVFKTRTSPIFELLPCGFVQGERGAEPRLMQFHPSFQHGALLTVCWSSGRITHVPFYFLSAGVPHCGLSGSPSLPRPQTVPADFANQSLFTELMS, from the exons ATGTGCTCTCTGGCGCTGTTTCCCCCTCCGCTGCCCTCCGGACAGACCACTCTGTGCGAGTCCAACAACGAGCTGCTGTCAGGAACCACCACCGAGGACCAGCTGAAACAG gaGTCCAGTCCTTTGAGTTTGTATTTTCCCCGAGAGTCCCTGAAGCTCCACAGCCGCACAGAAAGCAGCAGCAAGGCAGCCTTCCTGGACCACTCAGAGACACTGTGGATGAGGAGTGCAGCAGCATG GCGGGATGGTGGTCTGACAGGACTACTCAATGAAATTACCACCTCACACACGGAAG TGCCCAAATGGCTGTCGATGAGTTCTGGTTGTATTCTGGCGTTGCTCCAAAAGGTCTCCTCCTTTCATGGCTCGCTGTTTCCTCATCTCACA TTGAGCAGTGAGGACATGATTGCAGAGTTTTCACAGGTGCTGAACTG GTCTGACTGCGTGGTGCGAGCCTTTGCTTGGCATCCTCATACAGATAAATTTGCCGTCGCCTTGCTGGACGACTCCATTAAGATCTACAACCCCAAAAG cGCCACGACTCCCACACTGAAGCATCGTCTACAGAGGAGTGTTGCAGCTGTGCAGTGGAAGCCGCTGTGTGCATCTGCCCTTGCTGTCGCATGTCAAAACTGTTTACTGGTCTGGCACGTGGACCCCTGTTCACTGTCAACCCG GCCTTCGTCTGGCTGTGCTCAAGTTTTGTCTCATCCCGGTCACTCTCCCGTCACTTCCATCGCCTGGTCTCCAAGCGGATCTCTCCTCGTGTCGGCCTCACCCATGGACACGGCAATGATG GTTTGGGATGTAGCTTCAGAAAGCTGTGTGCCGCTTCAGCGTGTCGGAGGAGGCGGGgtctccttcctgtcctggtCCCCTGATGGAAGCCACGTCCTGGCTTCTACACCATCTGCCCTGTTCAG GGTTTGGGAGACCAGGATGTGGACCTGTGAGCGTTGGCCATGTGTGAAAGGGCGCTGCCAG TCCGGCTGTTGGAGTCCAGACGGGAGTCGACTTCTCTTCACCGTGCAGGGAGAGATGGTCATCTATGCTCTGACCTTCACTGACACACCAG GCGTACCTACGAGCACATCGCAGGGGccacaggcagcagcagtggtggcCGACCTATCAGAGACGACCTTTAACACACCAGATGGAGACATCAT TGTTGGTGGAGAGATCCAGTCTTTAGCCTGGGACTCAACAGGAGAAAGGCTTGCAGTGCTTCTCAAAG GCGATCCACACGCAGCTGACCGGCCTGCAATCATAGCCGTGTTCAAGACAAGAACCAGCCCTATTTTTGAGCTTTTGCCATG TGGTTTTGTTCAAGGGGAGCGTGGTGCAGAGCCGAGACTGATGCAGTTCCACCCAAGTTTTCAACACGGAGCTCTGCTCACTGTG TGTTGGTCCAGTGGAAGAATCACCCACGTGCCTTTCTACTTCCTGAGTGCCGGCGTCCCTCACTGTGGTCTCAGCGGCAGCCCGTCACTGCCGCGCCCTCAGACCGTTCCTGCAGACTTTGCCAATCAGTCACTCTTCACAGAGCTCATGTCTTGA